One window from the genome of Pyrus communis chromosome 16, drPyrComm1.1, whole genome shotgun sequence encodes:
- the LOC137720646 gene encoding pentatricopeptide repeat-containing protein At3g29230-like: MRGSLEFTLSKLLPQSTFKQLKQIHALIVTTSINQNIQIFSKFLRRSTEFGSMEYPYLIFSQLGPQLSNDIVIQNAMIRGYDINGPFEQCVSVFDEMPLRGIKPHNFTYPYVLNSCSKLGWYGKGKQVHCHIVKHGFESNLAVATALFNMYVKMLDSCDSGVVNYRTFNDARKVFDYMRVKPVELWNRMISRYASVSDVQSARKLFDDMPDKDVVSWNSMISGYAAVRDVGSASDLFERMPEKDVISWTLMIRVYANAGDLITARKFFDTMPCKNVVSWNSMISSYNQHRQYEEALDVFVQMHSEGVVPDGYTFVSVLSACSHLGALEFGKWTHSLIEDWSRFGPISGTALIDMYAKCGDINRAFALFIKIGKRDVFCWNVMIRSVAIHGRAEDAVKIYSLMQKEGLNLNDFTFTAALFACSHGGLVEEGQRIFHSMDKEFAIVPKLEHFGCLIDLLSRNGRVEEALRMAKEMRYNPDIAIWGTLLGGCRETSHLKLAEEVIEKVTELEIDESGVYVLLANMRASAGQWPEAQSARERMEEKKIWKNTGRSHVYASNGTQEPEIESHSKYGEEKVEQIRFTSNQCEPKKE, translated from the coding sequence ATGCGAGGTTCCTTAGAGTTCACTCTCTCGAAACTATTACCACAATCCACGTTCAAACAGTTGAAGCAAATCCATGCCCTCATTGTCACAACCTCTATCAACCAGAACAtccaaattttctcaaaatttctCCGGCGGAGCACCGAGTTTGGATCCATGGAGTATCCCTATCTCATATTTTCCCAACTGGGTCCTCAACTCAGTAACGACATTGTGATTCAGAACGCCATGATTAGAGGGTACGATATCAACGGTCCGTTCGAGCAATGCGTCtcagtgtttgatgaaatgcctcTGAGAGGAATCAAACCCCATAACTTCACCTACCCATATGTCTTGAACTCCTGCTCTAAACTGGGTTGGTACGGAAAAGGAAAACAAGTGCATTGCCATATTGTAAAGCATGGGTTCGAGTCAAATCTGGCGGTTGCTACTGCCCTTTTcaatatgtatgttaaaatgCTGGATTCCTGCGACTCTGGTGTTGTAAATTATAGGACTTTTAATGATGCCCGCAAGGTGTTCGATTATATGCGTGTGAAACCTGTAGAATTGTGGAACCGCATGATCTCACGGTATGCGAGCGTTAGTGATGTTCAGAGTGCGAGAAAGTTGTTTGATGATATGCCTGACAAGGACGTTGTTTCATGGAATTCTATGATTTCCGGTTATGCTGCAGTAAGAGATGTAGGCAGTGCAAGCGATCTGTTTGAGAGGATGCCGGAAAAGGATGTCATCTCGTGGACATTGATGATCAGAGTGTATGCCAATGCCGGAGACCTTATAACGGCAAGAAAGTTTTTTGACACAATGCCGTGCAAGAATGTGGTGTCTTGGAACAGTATGATATCAAGTTACAACCAGCATAGACAATATGAAGAAGCATTGGACGTTTTTGTGCAAATGCATTCGGAAGGTGTGGTTCCGGATGGATATACATTTGTTTCGGTTCTGTCAGCCTGTTCCCACTTGGGTGCCCTAGAGTTCGGAAAATGGACACACAGCTTGATAGAAGATTGGTCTCGTTTCGGACCCATTTCAGGGACTGCCCTTATCGACATGTATGCGAAGTGCGGGGACATAAACAGAGCGTTTGCTCTTTTTATCAAGATAGGAAAGAGGGATGTAttttgttggaatgttatgaTTAGATCGGTCGCTATCCATGGAAGAGCAGAAGATGCCGTCAAGATATACTCATTGATGCAGAAGGAAGGGTTGAACCTGAATGACTTCACGTTCACAGCTGCTCTCTTTGCTTGTAGCCATGGAGGCTTGGTAGAAGAAGGCCAAAGAATCTTCCATTCCATGGACAAAGAATTTGCGATTGTGCCAAAGCTTGAGCATTTTGGCTGCCTAATCGATTTGCTGAGCCGAAATGGTCGGGTGGAGGAAGCACTACGTATGGCAAAGGAAATGCGGTATAACCCCGACATTGCTATATGGGGAACCTTGCTTGGGGGTTGCAGAGAAACTAGTCACCTTAAGTTGGCAGAGGAAGTGATAGAGAAGGTTACTGAGTTGGAAATAGACGAATCCGGGGTTTATGTCCTCTTGGCTAACATGCGTGCCTCGGCGGGGCAATGGCCAGAGGCTCAAAGTGCAAGAGAgagaatggaagaaaagaagaTTTGGAAGAACACAGGACGCAGTCATGTTTATGCCTCTAATGGAACCCAGGAGCCCGAGATCGAAAGCCACTCAAAATATGGAGAGGAGAAGGTAGAACAAATTAGATTCACTTCAAACCAATGTGAGCCTAAAAAAGAATAG
- the LOC137720647 gene encoding pre-mRNA cleavage factor Im 25 kDa subunit 2-like — protein sequence MVTSAVVNTYPLSSYTFGTKEPKMEKDTSVADRLARMKVNYMKEGMRTSVEAILLVQEHNHPHILLLQIGNTFCKLPGGRLKPGENEIEGLKRKLTSKLGANSPTLVPDWQMGECVAIWWRPNFETIMYPYCPPHITKPKECKKLFLVHLSEREYFAVPKNLKLLAVPLFELYDNVQRYGPVISTIPQQLSRFQFNMIS from the exons atggttACGTCGGCGGTGGTGAACACGTACCCACTGTCGAGCTACACGTTCGGGACCAAAGAGCCGAAGATGGAGAAGGACACCTCCGTCGCCGATCGCCTCGCCCGTATGAAAGTCAA CTATATGAAAGAGGGAATGCGGACCAGTGTCGAAGCGATTTTACTG GTACAGGAACATAATCATCCCCACATACTTCTCCTGCAGATTGGAAACACATTCTGCAAACTTCCTGGTGGACGACTGAAGCCAGGGGAGAATG AAATTGAGGGGTTGAAAAGAAAGCTGACCAGCAAGCTTGGTGCTAATTCACCTACCCTTGTGCCAGATTGGCAG ATGGGAGAGTGCGTGGCTATCTGGTGGAGGCCAAACTTTGAAACCATAATGTACCCATATTGCCCTCCTCACATAACAAAACCCAAG GAGTGTAAGAAGCTTTTCCTTGTTCACTTATCCGAGAGGGAGTACTTCGCTGTTCCCAAAAACCTAAAACTTCTTGCTGTCCCATTGTTTGAGCTCTATGATAACGTTCAG AGATATGGGCCTGTTATATCTACAATCCCACAGCAGCTTTCCCGATTCCAGTTCAACATGATCAGTTAA
- the LOC137721109 gene encoding uncharacterized protein, with amino-acid sequence MKLKEKFEETRKEFLCKRQAFEHWYEKYVQRHAEMDQERGEDVIPKDLVSEKKFIAESLKKRMEEECEAHQRHCIQVRDKSLRSLKTRLPEIFRAMTNYTNACSITLSASINGEAAEKKMS; translated from the coding sequence ATGAAGTTAAAAGAGAAGTTTGAGGAGACACGGAAGGAGTTTCTGTGTAAAAGACAGGCCTTTGAACACTGGTACGAAAAGTATGTGCAGAGGCACGCTGAAATGGATCAGGAGAGAGGTGAAGATGTAATTCCCAAGGACCTGGTCTCAGAGAAGAAATTCATTGCTGAGAGCTTGAAGAAGAGAATGGAAGAGGAATGCGAAGCTCACCAAAGACACTGTATCCAGGTGAGGGATAAGTCACTTAGGAGTCTCAAAACTCGCTTGCCTGAGATCTTCCGCGCCATGACAAACTACACTAATGCATGTTCCATTACTTTGTCTGCTTCCATCAATGGCGAGGCGgctgaaaaaaaaatgtcataa
- the LOC137721487 gene encoding WD repeat-containing protein RUP2-like → MKNFSSGFHFPDQPRISEERESTEEGKLPQQEVEKGSEFNNCEWDFSLSTVVSSKDCRGAASNTLGVIEFDPSNTVLATGGIARKIRVYSLKSLLSNYDNQSCGSSSDTMADLIDHVDACDYTICTPAKLSSLRWRPGSDGRVMASGDYDGVVTEYDLKTKLPIFERDEHGGRRVWSVDYSHSDPVLGASGSDDGTLQMWDPRCEGGDCVASVQPSDARSPVCCVEFDPFGGALLAVGCADRKAYAYDVRKMAGPVMVFHGHRKTVTYVRFLDSRTVVTAGTDGCLKLWDTEDSRAIETYKGHDNSRSFVGLSVWRNGGLIGCGSENNRLFVYDKRWGEPIWVHEFGAVAAGGSSGGCGDEEGAFVSSVCWRQVGEEQCTLVAGGSDGVLQVFLGRRKSLTLG, encoded by the coding sequence ATGAAAAACTTCTCCTCAGGATTCCATTTCCCAGACCAACCAAGAATTTcagaagaaagagaaagcaCAGAGGAAGGTAAATTACCACAACAAGAAGTAGAAAAAGGATCAGAGTTCAACAATTGTGAATGGGATTTCAGTCTCTCGACGGTTGTATCCTCCAAAGACTGCCGCGGCGCCGCATCCAACACCCTCGGTGTAATCGAGTTCGATCCATCAAACACCGTCTTAGCCACCGGCGGAATCGCCAGAAAAATCAGAGTTTACAGCCTGAAATCTCTATTGTCCAATTACGATAATCAAAGTTGTGGAAGTTCAAGTGATACTATGGCGGATTTGATAGACCACGTAGATGCATGCGACTACACCATTTGCACTCCCGCCAAGCTCAGCAGCCTCCGCTGGCGCCCCGGATCCGACGGCCGGGTCATGGCCTCCGGCGACTACGACGGCGTCGTCACGGAATACGACCTCAAAACAAAACTACCCATCTTCGAGCGCGACGAGCACGGCGGGCGCAGAGTCTGGAGCGTGGATTATTCGCATTCTGATCCGGTTCTCGGAGCGTCTGGCTCCGACGATGGGACACTACAGATGTGGGACCCGCGCTGCGAGGGCGGGGATTGCGTGGCGAGTGTACAGCCCAGTGACGCGCGAAGTCCGGTCTGCTGCGTGGAGTTTGATCCGTTCGGTGGCGCGCTTCTGGCCGTTGGATGCGCGGACCGGAAGGCCTACGCCTACGATGTTCGGAAAATGGCGGGCCCGGTTATGGTCTTCCACGGACACAGGAAAACCGTGACGTACGTGCGGTTTCTCGACAGCCGTACGGTGGTGACAGCTGGAACGGACGGGTGTTTGAAGCTGTGGGACACGGAGGATTCGCGGGCGATTGAGACGTACAAGGGGCACGATAACAGTCGGAGCTTTGTTGGGTTATCGGTGTGGAGAAACGGAGGGCTAATTGGATGCGGGTCGGAAAATAACCGGCTTTTCGTGTACGATAAGAGGTGGGGCGAGCCCATTTGGGTCCACGAGTTTGGGGCGGTGGCTGCCGGTGGCAGTAGTGGTGGGTGCGGTGACGAGGAAGGCGCGTTTGTGAGTAGCGTGTGCTGGCGACAAGTTGGTGAGGAGCAGTGCACGCTGGTGGCGGGTGGATCAGATGGGGTTTTGCAGGTTTTTCTGGGGAGGAGGAAGTCACTCACGTTGGGTTAG